From Sulfurovum zhangzhouensis, one genomic window encodes:
- a CDS encoding CmpA/NrtA family ABC transporter substrate-binding protein, which produces MLRKVLKIGLGLSLVTSTLLAEIEKKDLKIGFIALTDCAPIVIAKEKGFFSKYGLNVDVEKEGGGWPGIQQKVINGEYDFSHALAGMPIAATLGINGNAHLQAVLSLDYNGNGITYGNKIIKEMKKYGMDDKKRPLGSEALKMYIDAKHKAEGDKYQPLNFGMVHPVSTHNYELRYWMATSGIKPDEDTTIKPFPPPTMPSNLIAGNIEGYCVGEPWNERIVMTNKGSTLVTNYDIWNNNPEKVLQTRADFVDKYPETTKAVIKAIIEAQMWLDASWENRKEAAKILSKPNYVKAPVNVLEKSMIGTFQYLKGQESEPNPMFNVFANYYASYPFYSHGMWFITQMYRWGQIDKAVNMKEVIEKVYRPDLFAEAAKEVGYSLPPSPWKIDGIDEYNKFMDGKVYDPNKAIDYIYSFEVTNPKVSKEDLLKENNWTVETKQPEYVCPYGPAGCADPKFVTK; this is translated from the coding sequence ATGTTAAGAAAAGTTTTGAAAATAGGCTTGGGCCTATCTTTAGTTACCTCTACTCTACTCGCAGAGATAGAAAAGAAAGATCTTAAAATTGGATTTATCGCATTAACTGACTGTGCACCGATCGTTATTGCAAAAGAAAAAGGATTTTTTAGCAAATATGGTTTGAATGTAGACGTAGAAAAAGAAGGTGGCGGCTGGCCTGGTATACAACAAAAAGTAATCAACGGTGAATATGATTTTTCTCATGCTCTTGCAGGCATGCCGATTGCAGCAACACTCGGAATCAATGGCAATGCCCATCTACAGGCTGTACTATCATTGGACTATAATGGAAACGGTATTACATACGGGAACAAGATCATTAAAGAAATGAAAAAATACGGTATGGATGACAAAAAACGTCCGCTTGGTTCAGAAGCACTTAAAATGTACATTGATGCGAAACATAAAGCTGAAGGAGACAAGTATCAGCCACTCAACTTCGGTATGGTACACCCGGTATCTACACACAACTATGAGCTCAGATACTGGATGGCAACTTCCGGGATCAAACCGGATGAAGATACAACGATCAAACCTTTTCCGCCACCTACTATGCCATCTAACCTTATTGCAGGAAATATCGAGGGATATTGCGTAGGTGAGCCATGGAATGAACGTATCGTCATGACTAATAAAGGTTCTACATTGGTTACAAACTATGATATCTGGAACAACAATCCTGAAAAAGTACTCCAAACACGTGCAGACTTTGTAGATAAATACCCGGAGACCACTAAAGCAGTTATAAAAGCGATTATAGAAGCACAGATGTGGCTGGATGCATCATGGGAAAACAGAAAAGAGGCAGCAAAGATTCTCAGCAAACCTAACTATGTGAAAGCACCGGTAAATGTTCTTGAAAAATCGATGATCGGAACATTTCAGTATCTAAAAGGACAAGAGTCTGAGCCAAATCCTATGTTTAACGTTTTTGCCAACTACTATGCATCTTACCCATTTTACAGCCATGGTATGTGGTTTATCACACAAATGTATAGATGGGGACAAATTGATAAAGCAGTCAATATGAAGGAAGTGATCGAAAAGGTCTATAGACCTGACTTGTTCGCTGAGGCTGCAAAAGAGGTAGGCTATTCACTTCCACCGAGTCCATGGAAAATAGACGGTATTGATGAGTATAACAAATTCATGGATGGTAAAGTTTATGATCCAAACAAGGCTATCGACTATATCTACAGTTTTGAAGTCACAAACCCTAAAGTAAGCAAAGAGGATCTTCTTAAAGAAAACAACTGGACAGTTGAAACAAAACAACCGGAATATGTATGTCCATATGGACCTGCTGGATGTGCTGATCCAAAATTTGTCACAAAATAA
- the ntrB gene encoding nitrate ABC transporter permease — protein MKNELAKKIILPFIVFFALIAVWSWIATMVEEFPTPSDTYVAAFGGVTADGNEMKGVLNDPFYIENEDDKGIFWQIIASLERVFSGFALAIIVGVPLGLMIGMSKSAQYAFDPFIQIFKPVSPLAWLPLLLFIFQDINMTAISTIFVTSIWPIIINTALGVRNVSPDYMNVAKVLQFTPMEKIRKIILPVAVPFIFTGMRLSLGIAWLVIVAAEMLTGGIGIGFWIWDEYNNLNYYNIIIGIIIVGLVGFLLDLIMGKIADFFDYRKKGRA, from the coding sequence ATGAAAAATGAACTCGCAAAAAAGATCATACTGCCCTTCATCGTGTTTTTTGCGTTGATAGCTGTGTGGTCATGGATCGCTACAATGGTTGAAGAGTTCCCTACTCCAAGTGATACCTATGTCGCTGCCTTTGGAGGAGTTACGGCAGACGGCAATGAGATGAAAGGAGTTCTTAATGACCCGTTTTATATAGAAAATGAAGATGATAAAGGGATTTTCTGGCAGATCATCGCATCACTTGAGAGAGTTTTTTCAGGATTTGCTCTGGCTATTATCGTTGGTGTACCTCTTGGACTAATGATCGGTATGAGTAAAAGTGCACAGTACGCTTTTGATCCGTTTATACAGATCTTTAAACCGGTTTCACCTCTTGCATGGTTGCCGTTGTTGCTATTTATCTTTCAGGATATCAATATGACGGCTATCTCTACTATATTCGTCACTTCCATCTGGCCGATCATTATCAACACGGCACTTGGAGTACGTAATGTCAGCCCAGATTATATGAACGTTGCTAAAGTGTTACAGTTCACTCCTATGGAAAAGATCAGAAAGATCATTCTACCTGTTGCTGTTCCGTTTATCTTTACCGGGATGAGACTCTCATTGGGGATTGCATGGCTAGTAATCGTTGCTGCAGAAATGCTTACAGGTGGTATCGGTATAGGATTTTGGATCTGGGATGAGTATAACAACCTGAACTACTACAACATCATCATTGGTATTATCATCGTTGGTTTGGTTGGATTTTTACTCGATCTTATCATGGGAAAAATAGCAGACTTTTTTGACTATAGAAAGAAAGGAAGAGCATAA
- a CDS encoding ABC transporter ATP-binding protein, giving the protein MGAQKFLHLENIEKRFPIPGKKDYIAVTDVNLEIKQNEIISIIGHSGCGKSTLLNMISGLDAQTDGYIYLLGKEVKGPGPDRAVVFQNHSLLPWLTVYQNIEMAVKKVMPELNKQELKERVEKFVTMVNLDHAKDKLPDEISGGMKQRVGIARALAIKPKVLLMDEPFGALDSLTRANLQEHLMRIQQNVQNTVIIITHDVDEAVLLSDRVIMMTNGPEATIGEILEVNLPRPRNRVELQTDPEYTRCREAILSFLYEKFAKEDE; this is encoded by the coding sequence ATGGGTGCACAAAAGTTTTTACATTTAGAAAATATTGAGAAAAGGTTTCCTATTCCAGGGAAAAAGGATTATATCGCTGTTACAGATGTAAATCTTGAGATCAAACAAAATGAGATTATCTCGATCATTGGCCATAGTGGCTGCGGTAAGTCCACTCTGCTTAACATGATCTCAGGACTTGATGCTCAGACAGACGGATATATCTATCTTCTTGGTAAAGAGGTCAAAGGACCAGGACCTGATCGTGCAGTAGTGTTCCAAAATCACTCATTACTCCCTTGGCTGACAGTGTATCAAAACATCGAAATGGCAGTTAAAAAAGTCATGCCAGAGTTGAACAAGCAAGAACTCAAAGAGAGAGTGGAGAAGTTTGTAACGATGGTAAACCTGGATCATGCCAAAGACAAATTGCCAGACGAGATCAGTGGTGGTATGAAACAACGTGTAGGTATCGCAAGGGCATTAGCCATCAAACCTAAAGTACTATTGATGGATGAACCTTTCGGTGCATTGGATTCACTCACTCGTGCCAATCTGCAGGAACACTTGATGCGTATACAGCAAAATGTACAAAACACGGTCATTATCATCACGCATGACGTAGATGAAGCAGTACTGCTCAGTGACAGAGTCATCATGATGACCAATGGCCCTGAAGCGACAATCGGTGAGATACTGGAAGTGAATTTACCACGTCCAAGAAATCGTGTCGAGCTTCAAACAGACCCGGAATATACCAGATGCCGTGAAGCGATCCTCAGCTTCCTATATGAAAAATTTGCGAAGGAGGATGAGTAA
- a CDS encoding alginate export family protein, which produces MKNKILLSIAASVMVMAGGDITPQESVKVEQEKGTDIGIFTDVKYSGELRTRYEYADDSINDEANAITTRFALSVGADIGAIEGLSAFGQIMAVTNFGYDEYAPEKSGYAVIADPQNERVTQAYLDYKTGGTLIRVGRQMVNLDDQRFVGAVGWRQMPQTFMGYTVTNNSIENLNLMASYVTDRYGVTDALSSGTETVLLHADFKAMPEMKLSAYGYLIGSSSNTYGLMASGKVGMFNYIAEVATQQDASLEYKNAGEPAVDAMYFRGDISTNYNGFILGAAYESIGDADGHDHGFTTPLATLHKWQGFADVFLGYTAGSNTYGLNDFYAKIGYADPQYGTILAFYHNFTAQETDGMLSDDAGSEIDIAYSYKISNDLDFLAKAAFFSGESNSVISAALNDVTKYWVQLDYRF; this is translated from the coding sequence ATGAAAAATAAAATTTTGCTGTCTATAGCCGCATCTGTTATGGTAATGGCTGGAGGAGATATCACACCACAGGAATCTGTAAAGGTTGAACAAGAGAAGGGAACTGATATAGGGATCTTTACAGACGTAAAATACAGTGGTGAACTTCGTACACGTTATGAATATGCAGATGATAGTATAAATGATGAAGCCAATGCGATCACTACACGTTTTGCACTCTCAGTAGGTGCAGATATTGGTGCTATTGAGGGTCTTAGTGCATTTGGTCAGATCATGGCTGTAACAAACTTCGGATATGATGAGTATGCACCGGAAAAGTCAGGATATGCAGTGATCGCAGATCCACAAAATGAACGCGTCACACAGGCTTACCTGGATTATAAAACGGGGGGAACACTTATTCGTGTGGGTCGTCAGATGGTTAACCTTGATGACCAGAGATTTGTAGGTGCCGTAGGCTGGAGACAAATGCCTCAAACATTTATGGGCTATACCGTAACAAATAATTCTATAGAAAACCTCAATCTAATGGCATCCTATGTAACAGATCGTTATGGTGTTACAGATGCATTATCTAGTGGAACTGAAACCGTGCTTCTTCATGCAGATTTTAAGGCAATGCCTGAAATGAAACTCTCTGCATATGGATATCTGATAGGTTCAAGCAGTAACACCTACGGCCTGATGGCATCGGGAAAAGTCGGTATGTTTAATTATATTGCAGAAGTAGCTACACAACAAGATGCAAGCCTTGAGTACAAAAATGCAGGAGAACCTGCAGTGGATGCAATGTATTTTAGAGGGGATATCAGTACGAATTACAATGGATTTATCCTAGGTGCTGCCTATGAGTCGATAGGAGATGCGGACGGACATGACCACGGTTTTACGACCCCGCTTGCTACACTGCATAAATGGCAAGGATTTGCTGATGTATTCTTAGGATATACGGCAGGAAGCAACACCTATGGTTTGAATGATTTCTATGCAAAAATAGGTTATGCCGATCCTCAATACGGAACGATCCTGGCATTCTATCATAACTTCACTGCGCAGGAGACAGATGGTATGCTTAGTGACGATGCAGGTAGCGAGATAGATATAGCATATAGCTATAAAATCTCCAATGATCTAGATTTCTTGGCTAAAGCAGCTTTCTTCTCGGGCGAATCTAACTCTGTGATCAGTGCTGCACTAAATGATGTAACTAAGTACTGGGTACAGCTTGATTATAGATTCTAG
- the mrdA gene encoding penicillin-binding protein 2: protein MKYKFVLLIFMTIWGIMIARLYHLSIKSNYYYEELAQENIERKQFIKPVRGEITDRHGNLLAMNQMGFSVSILPHLKRKPEKLENIVDKIVDTFPDLNKTVMMKVYNKYDSPYNHEYIKVVDFIHYADMMGAYPSLSLHPEIKIEAETKRYYPYGQYSAHIVGYTGKSNKKENDRDAVVKEIGKIGKSGLESQYNSVLQGELGYLVSKVTATNKAIEELEKVPPKDNKNIKLNIDINLQKMIHDRFGDDAGVAIVMRTNGDILAAVSYPSYDPNLFVGGISHKDWQALQENVDKPFTNKIIHGAYPPGSTIKMGMALAFGQSKEGILESDEYCSGYITLGKSNHKFRCWSHWGHGKVDLKKAIRESCDVYFYNKSLKVGINAIANNLREFGLGVKTGIDLPQEYAGVIPDKDWKQKRYKQPWYMGETVIASIGQGYDLVTPLQVARYTALLATGNLVTPKLAQVIDGNAVEKESKPITVQNRYLQTIREGMYEVCNTRKGTAYSTLSNLPIVVAGKTGTSQVTSIPQSTVKRLKEEELEYYHRSHAWITTYAPYKDPQYVVIVLVEHGGHGGSSAGPIAADIYKWLYNKGYFNKSMMDEF from the coding sequence GTGAAATACAAGTTTGTCTTATTGATTTTCATGACGATATGGGGGATCATGATAGCTAGACTCTATCATCTCAGTATCAAGTCAAACTACTACTATGAAGAGCTGGCTCAAGAAAATATCGAACGTAAACAGTTTATCAAACCGGTAAGAGGGGAGATCACTGATCGACACGGAAATTTGTTAGCGATGAATCAAATGGGGTTTTCAGTCTCCATCCTTCCTCACTTGAAAAGAAAACCCGAAAAGCTGGAGAATATTGTTGATAAGATTGTAGATACTTTTCCTGACCTCAATAAAACAGTGATGATGAAAGTCTACAACAAGTATGACTCTCCTTACAACCATGAATACATCAAGGTGGTAGACTTTATCCATTATGCCGATATGATGGGAGCATATCCATCGTTGAGCCTACACCCTGAGATCAAAATTGAAGCAGAAACAAAACGCTATTACCCTTATGGACAGTATTCTGCACACATCGTCGGTTATACAGGGAAATCAAATAAAAAAGAGAATGACAGGGATGCTGTTGTAAAAGAGATAGGAAAGATCGGGAAAAGTGGTCTGGAAAGTCAATACAACAGTGTATTGCAAGGTGAGTTGGGATATCTGGTCAGCAAAGTAACAGCAACCAACAAAGCGATTGAAGAACTTGAGAAAGTACCGCCTAAGGATAATAAAAACATTAAACTTAACATCGATATCAACCTCCAAAAGATGATACATGACCGTTTCGGAGATGATGCCGGTGTGGCAATTGTTATGAGGACAAACGGAGATATCCTTGCTGCTGTAAGTTATCCTTCTTACGATCCAAACCTTTTTGTTGGAGGGATCAGCCATAAAGACTGGCAGGCATTACAGGAAAATGTGGACAAACCATTTACCAATAAGATCATACACGGTGCTTATCCTCCGGGATCCACGATCAAAATGGGAATGGCACTTGCATTTGGACAATCCAAAGAAGGCATATTGGAAAGTGATGAGTACTGTTCAGGATATATCACTTTAGGTAAGAGTAATCACAAGTTCAGATGCTGGTCACACTGGGGGCATGGAAAAGTAGATCTCAAAAAAGCGATTAGAGAGAGCTGTGACGTTTATTTTTATAACAAAAGTCTCAAAGTAGGGATCAATGCTATTGCAAATAACCTCAGGGAGTTCGGATTGGGAGTAAAAACAGGTATTGATTTGCCTCAAGAGTATGCTGGTGTGATTCCGGATAAAGATTGGAAGCAAAAACGTTATAAACAACCGTGGTATATGGGTGAAACTGTCATTGCATCGATAGGCCAGGGGTATGATCTTGTAACGCCTTTACAAGTTGCACGTTATACAGCTTTACTTGCTACAGGAAATCTTGTAACACCTAAACTTGCACAAGTCATTGACGGCAATGCCGTAGAAAAAGAGAGTAAGCCTATCACCGTGCAAAATCGTTATCTGCAGACTATCAGAGAGGGAATGTATGAAGTGTGTAACACTCGGAAAGGTACAGCATACAGTACGCTCAGTAATCTTCCTATCGTAGTGGCCGGGAAAACAGGTACATCGCAAGTTACTTCTATTCCGCAATCCACGGTAAAACGTCTGAAAGAAGAGGAATTGGAGTATTACCATAGGTCACATGCTTGGATTACCACCTATGCACCGTATAAAGATCCTCAATATGTAGTCATTGTACTAGTTGAGCATGGTGGACATGGGGGAAGTAGTGCTGGGCCGATTGCAGCAGATATCTATAAATGGCTTTATAATAAGGGTTATTTTAATAAATCCATGATGGATGAGTTCTAA